The window CTGGAAATCACCAGCAATCTCAATCTCATTCTGTCCTATCGGGCTTAAACCCCGCTCGGTAGCGATTTGCAAGAGCGGTATTCGCTCCGGTTTACCGCCCGCAAGGAGCACCATCACCGCATCCAGCGCAACGGCGTTTCTACTTGCAATAACCATTCCGAGTTTCAGCACTCGCCCGCCACTGGGACCATTTGGTCCATCCATTCCCCTAATTCCATCCATAATGTTTAAAATCGGAATCGGCACCGCCTGGTAGATGTCGACAAGCAGTTCAGCAAACTCCCGTCCATTCCTCGCCACTGAGTGGAGATAGGTTTTGTGCCCGCCCGGAATGATACCAAAGATGTTCTTGACCGCCCCGGTTATTACCGTTAACCCGTGAGTCTTGAAAACGGGCAAATTTAAAATCACATCCGCCTTTTGCACCAAACCTGAAACCGGTATCTCCGGGACGAAGCGCGACCTTAGCGGCAGATTGAACACCTCCAACCCTGGGTTGACAAAATGTCCTTCTGCCGCCTCAACAACACCGGTTGGTTTCAAATACTGCTCAAGCGGAGTTTTATGCACTCCTGCCGGATTATCTCCAACCCAGATTTGGCTTGCGCCCCGGCGTTTAAGCTCCGAGACTACCAACCG is drawn from candidate division WOR-3 bacterium and contains these coding sequences:
- a CDS encoding DUF362 domain-containing protein — translated: MNRVLVRKFVALEQTVTEVFDFLGFDFVGKKVWVKPNLLAPHPPERSVTTNPELIRLVVSELKRRGASQIWVGDNPAGVHKTPLEQYLKPTGVVEAAEGHFVNPGLEVFNLPLRSRFVPEIPVSGLVQKADVILNLPVFKTHGLTVITGAVKNIFGIIPGGHKTYLHSVARNGREFAELLVDIYQAVPIPILNIMDGIRGMDGPNGPSGGRVLKLGMVIASRNAVALDAVMVLLAGGKPERIPLLQIATERGLSPIGQNEIEIAGDFQPIRGFRLPPVELASAVSKVSTLIYPLLRRTPHLNRRRCIQCGECALNCPVKAINLAPYPVVNRKKCIACFCCAEICPVQAMAIASLPKSLLLRILGTSVSGARNEEKES